The following coding sequences are from one Eucalyptus grandis isolate ANBG69807.140 chromosome 11, ASM1654582v1, whole genome shotgun sequence window:
- the LOC120289324 gene encoding uncharacterized protein LOC120289324 — MRMQTGGLTVHKTQVNSTYAKYQGEPHSKHNKNASDEQRSVGGCLMSELHENKFDLKSTQSRTKCKKKLEGSSLYGRLQGNGKFEHHNRFSKSVVQGQGRSVSPHENVKNSKVKVSNPEEKRFVNLRELLASERAECGPGNTSPVEKTVYVDTVQAVKSQGSTNPSDEKELSYSEGNVLKIKATSEKVNEALLMDSSSVDIGNIEHLEKNKISESEGLHSRDSPLLSSSDRLNEDIDVDLSRHDQTPTQAGMKETNSKVGRDGKIDLEREALMRLGDQQNPSSACSPFPLPPPLPKSPSDSWLSRALPSVASKRPSSRTSLGVDAVNGNCALESALVDPKWETIVKSSNVHHGHLRFSEELLPPIPET; from the exons ATGAGGATGCAAACAGGGGGGCTTACTGTGCACAAAACTCAAGTTAATTCTACATATGCAAAGTATCAAGGTGAACCCCATAGTAAG CACAATAAAAATGCTTCTGATGAACAAAGATCAGTTGGTGGCTGCCTAATGTCAGAGCTCCATGAAAATAAGTTTGATCTGAAAAGCACACAGAGCCGAACTAAATGCAAGAAGAAATTAGAGGGGTCATCATTATATGGACGTTTGCAAGGCAATGGAAAATTTGAGCACCATAACAGATTTTCTAAATCAGTTGTTCAAGGACAGGGAAGATCAGTTAGTCCCCATGAGAATGTCAAGAATTCCAAGGTTAAGGTCTCCAATCCTGAAGAAAAGCGATTTGTCAATCTCCGAGAATTATTAGCTAGTGAGCGTGCGGAATGTGGGCCTGGTAATACAAGCCCTGTTGAGAAAACTGTATACGTTGATACAGTGCAGGCTGTAAAATCTCAAGGTTCTACAAATCCCTCAGATGAGAAGGAGCTATCTTATTCTGAGGGGAATGTTCTCAAGATCAAGGCTACTAGTGAAAAAGTTAATGAAGCTCTTTTAATGGACTCTTCTTCTGTGGATATTGGAAACATTGAGCAcctggagaaaaataaaatatctgaATCTGAAGGTTTGCATTCCAGAGACTCCCCCTTACTCTCTTCTTCTGATAGATTGAATGAAGATATAGATGTTGACTTGTCTAGACACGATCAAACTCCTACTCAAGCGGGCATGAAGGAGACCAACTCAAAAGTAGGCAGAGATGGTAAAATTGACTTAGAAAGGGAGGCACTTATGAGATTAGGTGATCAGCAGAATCCTTCCAGTGCCTGTTCACCCTTCCCCCTTCCCCCTCCCTTACCAAAATCTCCGTCAGACTCATGGTTATCGCGAGCGTTGCCCTCCGTTGCCTCCAAGAGGCCATCTTCACGAACTTCTCTTGGTGTAGATGCCGTAAATGGGAACTGTGCTTTAGAGTCAGCTCTTGTTGATCCCAAGTGGGAAACAATCGTCAAATCTTCCAATGTGCACCACGGGCATCTGCGGTTCTCTGAG GAACTACTGCCGCCAATCCCAGAAACCTGA